The sequence below is a genomic window from Bacteroidales bacterium.
GTTTCCTTTTTCTGCTTCCTGAATCGCCTGCTTTTCCAGATCTGATCCTGCCATCTGAGCTGTTGTTGTAACAGGAACGAACAGAATGAAACTCAAAAAAAACAAAAAGCAAATACTGTTTATTTTCATGTCACCGGCTGATGCAAGTTGTGAAGTGAGACAAATCTTATCATTCAATCGAGATAATAAACTCAGTGCCTTTTCCTTTTTCTGACCGGAACGTAATTCCAAAACCATGGGCATCCAGAATCATCTTGCAAATGCGCAGACCGACCCCCGAGCCTTTCTCCCCTCGTGTTCCGCGGGTAGATTTGTGAAATTCTTCCTTAAAAAACTCTTCGGGGTTCACTTTTTCCATACCTACTCCTGTGTCTCTGACAGAGATGTACCGTTTGCCATTCTCCTCCATGGCCTGTACGGTTATTGTTCCCCCATCGGGTGTAAACTTGATGGCATTGCCAACCAGATTGTTTAGGACCTGGCTCATAAATGTGATATCGGCTGACAACAAAAATTCATTTTTGATATTCACCTGAATGGTCTGCTGCTTTTCTTCCGCTTTCTTCCTGAACATCAGAGCTGTTGTGTTCAGCAAACGGGAAATGGGGATTTCCTCACGGGAGAGTTCGATTCCCCGTGAACCCAGGTTGGCCCAACTCAGAAGTTTGTTAAAATATTCGCTGATGTTGTGCGTTGTTTCAACTATAATCTGCAGGTAATTTTTAATTTCTTCACTTTGTGGTTCATTGCCTGAAATACTCATCAGGATCATTTCGGCAAATCCTGATATTGTTGACAGAGGAGTCCGCAGATCATGGGCTACAATACGGATAAACTCCTCCTTCGACCGCAACATGTTTCGCAATGTATCTGCCTGGTATTTGATGCGAAGGGCTGTCTTAAGCCTTGCCAGAAGCTCCGTCTCATTAACAGGTTTCTTTATATAGTCCTGGGCTCCTTTTTTTAATGCTTCTTCCACATCTTCCGGTCCGGTTTTTGCCGTAACCATCAGCACCGGAATTTCGCGGGTTTCTTCTTTCTGCTGAAGGACTTCCAGTACATCCAGCCCGCTCATTCCCGGCAT
It includes:
- a CDS encoding hybrid sensor histidine kinase/response regulator — its product is MENRSTILVVDDEPANIFLLEGLLSELGYQVQTAMNGPEALQSLEKQLPDAILLDVMMPGMSGLDVLEVLQQKEETREIPVLMVTAKTGPEDVEEALKKGAQDYIKKPVNETELLARLKTALRIKYQADTLRNMLRSKEEFIRIVAHDLRTPLSTISGFAEMILMSISGNEPQSEEIKNYLQIIVETTHNISEYFNKLLSWANLGSRGIELSREEIPISRLLNTTALMFRKKAEEKQQTIQVNIKNEFLLSADITFMSQVLNNLVGNAIKFTPDGGTITVQAMEENGKRYISVRDTGVGMEKVNPEEFFKEEFHKSTRGTRGEKGSGVGLRICKMILDAHGFGITFRSEKGKGTEFIISIE